A window from Rhea pennata isolate bPtePen1 chromosome 1, bPtePen1.pri, whole genome shotgun sequence encodes these proteins:
- the CDKN1B gene encoding cyclin-dependent kinase inhibitor 1B — protein sequence MSNVRISNGSPTLERMEARQSEYPKPSACRNLFGPVNHEELNRDLKKYRKEMEEACQRKWNFDFQNHKPLEGRYEWQAVEKGSSPDFYFRPPRLLKAVCKSAGHQSLDVNGNCQAVIFVGSQGISEDTHCVDQKTDVSENQTDFAEQCTGQRKRPATDDSSPQNKRANTTEEEVSEGSPSASSVEQTPKKSSPRRHQT from the exons atgtCAAACGTACGCATTTCCAATGGGAGTCCTACCCTGGAGCGCATGGAAGCCAGGCAGTCGGAGTACCCGAAGCCTTCAGCTTGTAGGAACCTCTTCGGGCCAGTGAACCACGAAGAGTTAAACAGGGACTTGAAGAAGTACCGCAAGGAGATGGAGGAGGCATGCCAGAGGAAGTGGAATTTCGATTTCCAGAATCACAAGCCCCTGGAAGGCAGGTACGAGTGGCAAGCTGTGGAGAAGGGGAGCTCCCCCGACTTCTACTTCAGGCCCCCGAGGCTACTGAAAGCCGTCTGCAAATCCGCCGGCCACCAGAGCTTGGATGTAAACGGGAATTGCCAGGCCGTGATTTTTGTTGGTTCTCAGGGAATCTCAGAGGACACTCACTGTGTAGATCAAAAGACTGATGTTTCAGAAAATCAGACGGACTTTGCAGAGCAGTGCACTGGGCAGAGGAAAAGACCTGCCACTGACG ATTCTTCTCCTCAAAATAAAAGAGCCAACACAACAGAAGAAGAGGTTTCAGAAGGCTCCCCCAGTGCAAGTTCAGTGGAGCAAACACCCAAGAAATCAAGCCCAAGAAGACATCAAACGTAA